One genomic window of Corynebacterium massiliense DSM 45435 includes the following:
- the rplM gene encoding 50S ribosomal protein L13 yields MSTFHPKSGDFTRKWYIIDATDVVLGKLASTVADLLRGKHKPQFAPNVDTGDHVIIVNAEKLHISSNKRDREMRYRHSGYPGGLKATTLGRSMDENPVRVVEEAVRGMMPKNKLSRSSIKKLHVFAGEEHPYAGQQPETYEFKQVAQ; encoded by the coding sequence TTGTCTACTTTCCACCCCAAGAGCGGTGATTTTACCCGCAAGTGGTACATCATCGACGCAACGGATGTGGTTCTGGGCAAGCTTGCTTCCACCGTGGCAGACCTGCTGCGCGGCAAGCACAAGCCGCAGTTCGCTCCGAACGTTGACACCGGTGACCACGTCATCATTGTGAACGCAGAAAAGCTGCACATTTCCTCGAACAAGCGCGATCGTGAGATGCGCTACCGCCACTCCGGCTACCCGGGTGGTCTGAAGGCTACGACCCTGGGCCGCTCGATGGACGAGAACCCGGTCCGGGTTGTCGAGGAAGCAGTGCGCGGCATGATGCCGAAAAACAAGCTTTCCCGTTCTTCCATCAAGAAGCTGCACGTCTTTGCTGGCGAGGAGCACCCGTACGCCGGTCAGCAGCCGGAAACCTACGAGTTTAAGCAGGTGGCACAGTAA